The Kordia sp. SMS9 DNA window CAACAAAAATACATACTCGACTTCATAACCAATCACGATTACGGATTGCAATACAAAGAAGTCAAAGCCAATACGGTTTCCAAACTGTGTTTTATTAAAGAAGACCTAAAATATGTCCTCAGTGAAACTTCTCAAAACAAAGTTGCGTACCGAAAGTTGCTCAAAACTTACAGCAATGACGAAGATCAATTATTGGAGGAGTTTATGACGTTTTTAAACAAACGTATTGGAGAACAAACCAATATGGCGTTATTCTTCAATAAAAACAAATCGGTCACGTTCAAAAGTATAAAGTTCAACTTGTTCTATCCTAGTGGAACGCTCACTGGTGGCGATGCTTTATTTGAAGAAAATCAATTCTCAGTGGTACAGGAATTTCCGTTCATTTACACACACGAAGGAAAACAACAATTTCACTTTCGTCCAGACATTAGCTTTTTCCTCAATGGTATCTTTTTTAGCTATTCAGAGCTAAAATCAAACTACAACAACCAAAACGCACACAAAAACGGGAAACTTAAAATTGCCAACGATTACCGAAAAGCGGTAACAGGTTATCTCGCTATTGCGGATGGGAACGATGTGTCGAAAACGATTCGTAAAGACTTTTTAAAAATATTTGAAAAAGCCATTCACATCACCACTACAGATGTTGAAGAAACGTATATCATTAGAAACATTAGCAACTTTTACGACGAAATAAAAAAGCAAGTTGAAAGTAGCCATCATGAATACGAGCACTATACAAAACTGATGAAAGATGCGTTAAAACCGTATCCACTTTTACAACCAAACGCTACACGCAAACAACGTTTTGAAGAAGTATTTACAGCTTTGTACAGCAAAAAAATGATTGAACGCGAAATATTATATTACAACTTTTTAGAGCGCGAATTGGTCAAAGGCGACAAAGGAAACACCAAAGAATACCATCACAACGACGGACGTTTGATTGCGCCGCGACCAAAACAAAAGTTTGGCTCAGACAAAATCATTGCCAAAATAGACGAGTTTTTAGCACATGAAAACGAACCCAATTATTTTATAGACAAACTACGTGCGCAACTAACGGCAAAAAAAATAGGCAAGCAACAAATAGAAGAACTCATTGCCAAAAGATTAAAGTATCAAAACAATAAAAATGTATATTCCTTACTGTTACAATACGCCGCAGGTTTTGGAAAAAGTAATATTATTGGTTGGACAGCCTTGCAACTCAAAGATATTTACAAAAATAAAGCGTTTGTGTATGACAAAATACTATTGGTGGTAGACAGAGTACAACTACGCGATCAGTTGGACAGTAAAATGTACAACATGAACATCAAAAAAAACATGTACATTGAAGCCAACAACCGCAAAAACTTTTTAACTGCTTTACAAACAGACAAACGCATTGTCATTGTAAATCTTCAAAAATTTGGAAGCATTGGCGATTTCTTAGACGATCAGGTTTTGGCGCAACTCGCTACCATGCGCATAGCCTTTTTAATAGATGAAATTCACCGTTCTAACAGTGGCGTGCAACATGAAGAAATGATTTCGGTCTTTGACGAATTACAGCACAGTTTTGATGCGAATGAAAACTATACTAAGAACAAACAAAAAAAGAATCTAATTATCGGTTTTACAGCCACACCAAGTGACGTAACGCTGGCACGCTTTGGAGAGTTTAACACCTACGCAGAAGCGGAAAAAATTTGGGCGCCATTTGACAGTTACACCATGAAAGAAGCCATTGAAGATGGTTATATTTTAAATCCGATTGATGGTATTCTGCCTGTTTCGGCTAAAATGTACTTTGAAAAACCCGAAGATGTTTTAAAAGGTTTTGATGGCGATTATGGATATGATGTCCCAGACAATACAAGTACAGGTATAGACGATGATGGCAAAAAATACCGCATCAGTAAAAAGAAAATCTACGAAAACGAAAATCGCATAGAAGCAATTTCTAAATTCATTGCCAAACGTTTGATAACTGCGGTATATCCAAACATTCGTGGGTATGCAAAAGCTATGTTGGCAACTGCATCGATTCCTGCGGCAATCAAATATCGTAAATACATTAAAAAATATTATGCGGAATTAGTAACTGAAAAAAAATATCATAAATATAAAGACGCACCAATCTATATTGTATACAGTTCGGATGGACAAAAGTATGTAAGTGCCACTACGTTAAACGAAAACCTTTCGGAAGCAAAAGTATTACAAGAGTTTACTCGTAACAAAAATGGACTCATTATCGTAGTAGACAAACTGCAAACTGGTTTTGACGAACCAAAACTACACACACTATTTCTTGACAAGGAAATTCGCGGTATCAATGCCATTCAGACCATTTCCAGAGTCAATCGTACGACCAAATACAAGTTGGATTGTAAAATCATTGATTTATCGTATAAAAATGTAAACGTTGGTAACATCAAGCAGGCTTTTGAACACTTTAGCAATGTGGTGGTTAGTGACTTTGATCCAATTGGACAAGAAGAACGCATGCAGGAACTTTATGAAGAACTGCTATTAGAAAAGCTTTTTGTAGACCACTTCCCTACTTTTAAAGTCTATCAACAAAGTGACAAAGAAGATATATCAGCAATTCTAAACTTTGAAAACGCGGTTACGCAATTAGTGAAAAATGAGTTAGAAACAGCTAAAAAATTAAAAAAGCATGTCAATCACTATTTTAAAATATTGAACCTCATCAATTATGTCATTGAGATTGATAAAAAGTATACGGATGATTTCTTTACAGAATTCTGGCAGCGTTTCAGCATCTTATACAATTCGCTCACCGCAACCGATGAACTTGTAGATGATGTTACCATTTACTTTGACAATAAAATTGGAATCGTCGCTTTGGGAGCGGAAACTCCTCCTGTAAAAAAGCCAGGCGTGAATGAACCATCTGAAGGCTATGGAAATTCAAAACAGTATAAATTTGACATCTTAGCGGTCATTGAAAAGCGCAATCAGGAAGAAGACGATATAGAAGCGTTGATAGAAGAATTTCAAGAAAAAATAGAAGCGTTCTTTGCATACATTCGCATACCAAAAAACGGGAAATACCTAATGGCAAAAATAAAAAATGCTGGTGTTGCCATTGATGAAGAAGAAATTTACGAAGACTTCAAAAAAATCTATGAAAAATACATCCGTCGCAACCGAAAAGCATTGGGTGATTTCTTTATCAAACAAACCAGAGACATTGTAAATCAACTTTGTGATGATTTTGAAAAGACGTTACAATAAATAATACAGTAATTCCCCTAAACTGCTGTCACATGTATAAACAAACACAAACTAACTATGAGACTTGCGGCTATTTTTATACCCGAAAATACATTTCCACATCTCTTTGGGAAAGATCATGAAGAATTGACCATTAATTTAGGTGGAAAGTATTTGTATACAGTAACTGAATTTAGAGTAACCAAAACTGAAAACCCTCAATTCGCCCCATACTTTTGGCGAGAAAACATTTCATTAGTATCTGCCATTGTTGGTGCAAATGGAACTGGAAAAACGAGTTTGCTGGATATTTTTAGAACTACTAATGTTTGTGAGTACATATATGAAGATAATGCTTATGATCGTCATTACAGACAACATGAAACTGCTGGCTATCAAGATGTATATTACTACACACCACATTTAAACATACATTTGGAAGGGAATGAAAAAGGGAATTTCAGAGACCTATCCAAATACCAAATGATGTTGGATGATGTAGGTCATGAACCACTAGAATTGTC harbors:
- a CDS encoding DEAD/DEAH box helicase family protein, producing MDELGLQQKYILDFITNHDYGLQYKEVKANTVSKLCFIKEDLKYVLSETSQNKVAYRKLLKTYSNDEDQLLEEFMTFLNKRIGEQTNMALFFNKNKSVTFKSIKFNLFYPSGTLTGGDALFEENQFSVVQEFPFIYTHEGKQQFHFRPDISFFLNGIFFSYSELKSNYNNQNAHKNGKLKIANDYRKAVTGYLAIADGNDVSKTIRKDFLKIFEKAIHITTTDVEETYIIRNISNFYDEIKKQVESSHHEYEHYTKLMKDALKPYPLLQPNATRKQRFEEVFTALYSKKMIEREILYYNFLERELVKGDKGNTKEYHHNDGRLIAPRPKQKFGSDKIIAKIDEFLAHENEPNYFIDKLRAQLTAKKIGKQQIEELIAKRLKYQNNKNVYSLLLQYAAGFGKSNIIGWTALQLKDIYKNKAFVYDKILLVVDRVQLRDQLDSKMYNMNIKKNMYIEANNRKNFLTALQTDKRIVIVNLQKFGSIGDFLDDQVLAQLATMRIAFLIDEIHRSNSGVQHEEMISVFDELQHSFDANENYTKNKQKKNLIIGFTATPSDVTLARFGEFNTYAEAEKIWAPFDSYTMKEAIEDGYILNPIDGILPVSAKMYFEKPEDVLKGFDGDYGYDVPDNTSTGIDDDGKKYRISKKKIYENENRIEAISKFIAKRLITAVYPNIRGYAKAMLATASIPAAIKYRKYIKKYYAELVTEKKYHKYKDAPIYIVYSSDGQKYVSATTLNENLSEAKVLQEFTRNKNGLIIVVDKLQTGFDEPKLHTLFLDKEIRGINAIQTISRVNRTTKYKLDCKIIDLSYKNVNVGNIKQAFEHFSNVVVSDFDPIGQEERMQELYEELLLEKLFVDHFPTFKVYQQSDKEDISAILNFENAVTQLVKNELETAKKLKKHVNHYFKILNLINYVIEIDKKYTDDFFTEFWQRFSILYNSLTATDELVDDVTIYFDNKIGIVALGAETPPVKKPGVNEPSEGYGNSKQYKFDILAVIEKRNQEEDDIEALIEEFQEKIEAFFAYIRIPKNGKYLMAKIKNAGVAIDEEEIYEDFKKIYEKYIRRNRKALGDFFIKQTRDIVNQLCDDFEKTLQ